In Bubalus kerabau isolate K-KA32 ecotype Philippines breed swamp buffalo chromosome 4, PCC_UOA_SB_1v2, whole genome shotgun sequence, one DNA window encodes the following:
- the LOC129651353 gene encoding olfactory receptor 3A2-like → MQPEAGNNRTAVTEFILLGLVETENLQPMVFVLFLFAYLVTVGGNLSILAAILVEPKLHTPMYFFLGNLSALDIGCITVTVPAMLGRLLSHKRTVPYAACLSQLFFFHLLAGMDCFLLTAMAYDRFLAICRPLTYGTRMSQTVQRILVAVSWACAFTNALTHTIALTTLNFCGPNEVNHFYCDLPQLFQLSCSSTQLNELLLFGVGFIMAGTPVVLIISSYIHVAAAVLRIRSAEGRKKAFSTCGSHLTVVCLFHGTGIFNYMRLGSEEASDKDKGVGVFNTVINPMLNPLIYSLRNPDVQGALWRVLVGRRSLT, encoded by the coding sequence ATGCAGCCAGAAGCTGGAAACAACAGGACAGCCGTAACTGAATTTATTTTACTGGGCTTAGTGGAAACAGAAAATCTACAGCCTATGGTCTTCGTACTCTTCCTCTTTGCCTACCTGGTCACTGTCGGGGGCAACCTCAGCATCCTGGCCGCCATCTTGGTGGAACCCaaactccacacccccatgtacttcttcctggggAATCTATCGGCGCTGGACATTGGGTGCATCACCGTCACTGTTCCTGCCATGTTGGGCCGTCTCCTGTCCCACAAGCGCACAGTTCCCTATGCAGCCTGCCTCTCCCAGCTCTTCTTCTTCCACCTTCTGGCTGGGATGGACTGCTTCCTGTTGACAGCCATGGCCTATGATCGATTCTTGGCCATCTGCCGACCTCTCACCTACGGCACTCGCATGAGCCAGACGGTCCAGAGGATACTAGTGGCTGTGTCCTGGGCTTGTGCCTTCACCAATGCACTGACCCACACTATTGCCCTAACCACCCTTAACTTCTGTGGTCCCAACGAGGTCAATCACTTCTACTGTGACCTCCCACAGCTCTTCCAGCTCTCCTGCTCCAGCACTCAGCTCAACGAGCTGCTGCTCTTTGGCGTGGGTTTCATAATGGCAGGTACACCTGTGGTTCTCATCATCAGCTCCTACATCCACGTGGCAGCTGCGGTTCTACGAATCCGCTCAGCGgagggcaggaagaaagcctTCTCCACGTGTGGCTCCCACCTCACTGTGGTCTGCCTCTTCCATGGGACCGGTATCTTCAACTACATGCGTCTGGGTTCAGAGGAGGCTTCAGACAAGGATAAGGGAGTTGGAGTTTTCAACACAGTTATCAATCCCATGCTGAACCCACTTATCTACAGCCTTAGAAACCCTGACGTTCAGGGTGCCCTGTGGCGGGTACTTGTAGGGAGGCGGTCACTGACATGA